The Dokdonella koreensis DS-123 genome has a segment encoding these proteins:
- the greB gene encoding transcription elongation factor GreB: protein MSRWRPAAAPSTAVITAEGHRRLREQLDLLWRVRRPEVVTALAAAAAEGDRSENAEYTYRKKQLGEIDRRLRYLTKRLESLKVVDAMPADTGAVYFGAWILVDDEDGESRRYRIVGPDETDPQRGWISLDSPLARAALGKREGDAFEVQLPAGPARFEIAQIRYDAPSGD, encoded by the coding sequence ATGAGCCGCTGGCGACCGGCGGCAGCGCCGTCGACCGCCGTCATCACGGCGGAGGGGCATCGCCGGCTGCGCGAGCAGCTGGACCTGCTGTGGCGCGTGCGGCGACCGGAGGTCGTCACCGCATTGGCGGCCGCCGCGGCCGAAGGCGACCGTTCGGAAAACGCCGAGTACACCTACCGCAAGAAGCAGCTCGGCGAGATCGACCGGCGGCTGCGCTACCTGACCAAGCGCCTCGAATCGCTGAAGGTCGTTGATGCGATGCCGGCCGATACCGGCGCGGTGTATTTCGGCGCCTGGATTCTGGTGGACGACGAGGACGGCGAAAGCCGCCGCTACCGCATCGTCGGTCCCGACGAGACCGATCCGCAACGCGGCTGGATCAGCCTCGATTCGCCGCTGGCGCGGGCGGCGCTCGGCAAGCGCGAGGGTGATGCATTCGAGGTGCAGCTGCCGGCGGGGCCGGCGCGCTTCGAGATCGCCCAGATCCGCTACGACGCACCCTCGGGCGACTGA
- a CDS encoding helicase HerA-like domain-containing protein, with product MSQILIGKGETEVFLETPYANRHGLIAGATGTGKSVTLMLLAEGFSKLGVPVFLADVKGDLAGLCQAGQMNDKLKARLDKFGFEWTPTANPVVFWDIYGKLGHPVRATVSEMGPTLLARLLELNDTQSGVLEVIFKAADDQGLLLLDLKDLRAILGYAAENAKAISQQYGLIGTASIAAIQRALLSLEQAGGESFFGEPALELADFMRQDMSGRGIVNVLAADQLILKPKLYSTFLLWLLSELFEKLPEAGDLDKPKLVFFFDEAHLLFDDAPASLVQRIEQVVRLIRSKGVGVYFCSQNPDDVPPVILGQLGNRVQHALRAFTPRDQKAVKAAAETFPPNPKIKVAEAITQLGVGEALVSTLHAGGVPTPVERAFIASPGCRIGTIDEAERATVRSRSPVGGKYDTAVDRESAFELLARRAEEAAATEAPDATTAKRAGKPDEERGWMDAIKDAVLGTKRRQGILETMSKTAARNVAGQIGRQIGGANGAKILRGVLGSIMKR from the coding sequence GTGAGCCAGATCCTGATCGGCAAAGGAGAGACGGAGGTCTTTCTCGAGACCCCGTACGCCAATCGCCACGGCCTGATCGCCGGCGCCACCGGCACCGGCAAGTCGGTGACGCTGATGCTGTTGGCCGAAGGCTTCAGCAAGCTCGGCGTGCCGGTCTTCCTGGCCGACGTCAAGGGCGACCTGGCCGGTCTCTGCCAGGCCGGCCAGATGAACGACAAGCTCAAGGCGCGGCTGGACAAGTTCGGCTTCGAATGGACCCCCACCGCCAATCCGGTGGTGTTCTGGGACATCTACGGCAAGCTCGGCCACCCGGTGCGCGCGACGGTCTCGGAAATGGGGCCGACCCTGCTGGCACGGCTGCTCGAACTCAACGACACGCAGTCGGGCGTGCTCGAAGTGATCTTCAAGGCCGCCGACGACCAGGGCCTGCTGCTGCTCGACCTCAAGGACCTGCGTGCGATCCTGGGCTACGCCGCCGAGAACGCCAAGGCGATCTCGCAGCAGTACGGCCTGATCGGCACCGCCTCCATCGCGGCGATCCAGCGCGCGCTGCTGTCGCTGGAACAGGCCGGCGGCGAGTCGTTCTTCGGCGAGCCCGCGCTGGAACTGGCCGATTTCATGCGCCAGGACATGAGCGGCCGCGGCATCGTCAACGTGCTGGCCGCCGACCAGTTGATCCTCAAGCCGAAGCTGTACTCGACCTTCCTGCTGTGGCTGCTCTCGGAACTGTTCGAGAAGCTGCCCGAGGCCGGCGACCTCGACAAGCCCAAGCTGGTGTTCTTCTTCGACGAGGCGCACCTGCTGTTCGACGATGCGCCGGCCTCGCTGGTGCAGCGCATCGAGCAGGTCGTGCGCCTGATCCGCTCCAAGGGCGTAGGCGTCTACTTCTGCTCGCAGAACCCCGACGACGTGCCGCCGGTGATCCTCGGCCAGCTCGGCAACCGCGTGCAGCATGCCCTGCGCGCGTTCACGCCGCGCGACCAGAAGGCGGTCAAGGCCGCCGCCGAGACCTTCCCCCCGAATCCGAAGATCAAGGTCGCCGAAGCGATCACCCAGCTCGGCGTCGGCGAGGCGCTGGTCTCCACCCTGCACGCCGGCGGCGTACCGACGCCGGTCGAGCGCGCCTTCATCGCCTCGCCCGGCTGCCGCATCGGCACGATCGACGAGGCCGAGCGGGCCACGGTGCGCTCACGCTCCCCGGTCGGCGGCAAGTACGACACCGCCGTAGACCGCGAGTCGGCCTTCGAGCTGCTGGCCCGGCGCGCCGAGGAGGCCGCCGCGACCGAAGCACCGGACGCGACCACGGCCAAGCGCGCCGGCAAGCCCGACGAAGAGCGCGGCTGGATGGACGCGATCAAGGACGCGGTGCTCGGCACCAAGCGCCGCCAGGGCATCCTCGAGACGATGAGCAAGACGGCCGCGCGCAACGTGGCCGGCCAGATCGGCCGCCAGATCGGCGGCGCCAACGGCGCCAAGATCCTGCGCGGCGTGCTCGGCTCGATCATGAAGCGCTGA
- a CDS encoding transglycosylase SLT domain-containing protein — MILPIRISIVAALAVAAGCAGTSPRSGSSVPGKVNETGVDALYARLEADGRRYEAGLAAARDGETERARTETLAALDDLRAASALCSRTPGCERDRFDSTFDRLLRLHVDGLVDAEPIADGGSVGDAPGEPVPGPGESSPVVAALPELERSITLLKGRELAEVIAVNSTVKAAIEQWLTQYRPNLVAAYVNYQYMRYRMWPEYHKAGLPEAVLFGIMAKESGGKVHAVSRSGASGPLQFMYATGLRFGMTTVDGFDQRFDPGLSARANAAYINEQLAALNNNLELVLAAYNGGEGRMRRLAGGSPSASFWDPKLYATLPVETRDYVPMVLAAAWLFLHPDRYNLEFPRIDGRPGEIVLKHPASINELTVCLGQSGGAPEGWFRTLRNLNPRFDPQQRQPPGTRLEVPVQLEAVYAASCETGPWRTLAGELRDAAVPARAVAAAARETARATARTQQRNYTVRKGDTLAAIARRTGCGTPGDIARANGIRPPHYAIRAGQTLQLPGCSSR, encoded by the coding sequence ATGATCCTGCCGATCCGAATCTCGATCGTCGCCGCACTGGCCGTTGCCGCCGGCTGTGCCGGCACTTCCCCGCGCAGCGGCAGCAGCGTGCCGGGCAAGGTCAACGAAACCGGCGTCGACGCGCTGTATGCGCGACTGGAAGCCGACGGCCGCCGCTACGAGGCGGGCTTGGCCGCTGCGCGCGACGGCGAAACCGAGCGCGCGCGCACCGAGACGTTGGCGGCGCTGGACGACCTGCGCGCGGCCAGCGCGCTGTGCAGCCGCACGCCCGGCTGCGAGCGTGATCGCTTCGATTCGACCTTCGACCGCCTGCTGCGCCTGCATGTGGACGGCCTCGTCGATGCCGAGCCGATCGCCGACGGCGGCAGCGTCGGCGACGCGCCTGGCGAGCCGGTGCCGGGGCCGGGCGAGTCCTCGCCGGTCGTTGCGGCGCTGCCGGAGCTGGAGCGTTCGATCACCCTGCTGAAGGGGCGCGAGCTGGCCGAGGTCATCGCGGTCAACAGCACCGTCAAGGCGGCGATCGAGCAGTGGCTGACCCAGTACCGCCCGAACCTGGTCGCCGCCTACGTCAACTACCAGTACATGCGCTACCGGATGTGGCCCGAGTACCACAAGGCCGGCCTGCCGGAGGCGGTGCTGTTCGGCATCATGGCCAAGGAGTCGGGCGGCAAGGTCCACGCCGTGTCCCGGTCGGGCGCGTCCGGGCCGCTGCAGTTCATGTACGCGACCGGCCTGCGTTTCGGCATGACCACGGTCGACGGGTTCGACCAGCGCTTCGATCCGGGGCTGTCGGCGCGCGCCAACGCGGCCTACATCAACGAGCAACTGGCCGCCCTGAACAACAATCTGGAGCTGGTGCTGGCGGCCTACAACGGTGGGGAAGGGCGGATGCGGCGCCTGGCGGGCGGCAGCCCGAGTGCCAGCTTCTGGGACCCCAAGCTCTACGCGACCCTGCCGGTGGAGACGCGCGACTACGTGCCGATGGTGCTGGCGGCCGCCTGGCTGTTCCTGCATCCGGACCGCTACAACCTGGAGTTCCCGCGGATCGACGGCCGGCCCGGCGAGATCGTGCTGAAGCATCCGGCGTCGATCAACGAGCTGACGGTCTGCCTCGGCCAGTCCGGCGGCGCGCCGGAGGGCTGGTTCCGCACGCTGCGCAACCTCAACCCGCGCTTCGATCCGCAGCAGCGCCAGCCGCCCGGTACACGGCTGGAGGTCCCGGTCCAGCTCGAAGCCGTCTATGCCGCCAGCTGCGAGACCGGACCCTGGCGCACCCTGGCCGGTGAGCTGCGCGACGCTGCCGTCCCGGCCCGGGCGGTCGCGGCCGCGGCGCGCGAGACCGCCCGCGCGACGGCGCGCACGCAGCAGCGCAACTACACGGTCCGCAAGGGCGATACGCTGGCCGCCATCGCCCGGCGCACGGGATGCGGCACGCCGGGTGACATCGCCCGCGCCAACGGCATCCGGCCGCCGCATTACGCGATCCGTGCAGGGCAGACCTTGCAGTTGCCGGGCTGTTCGAGCCGGTGA
- the asd gene encoding archaetidylserine decarboxylase (Phosphatidylserine decarboxylase is synthesized as a single chain precursor. Generation of the pyruvoyl active site from a Ser is coupled to cleavage of a Gly-Ser bond between the larger (beta) and smaller (alpha chains). It is an integral membrane protein.), producing MSFSLLVQHLLPHRLLSRLVYWATRWELAPWKDFLIGQITRRYAVDMSETEQPDPFAYPHFNAFFTRALKAGARSFDAPADALLCPADGRVSQAGLIADGRILQAKGQSYTAGELLGDELSAAPYRDGRFATVYLAPRDYHRVHMPLSGTLRETVHVPGRLFSVAPFAVAGIPRLFARNERLVCHFDGDKGPFVVVLVGAMLVSSVTTVWNGLEIPPYASRPIRRDWRGRGLHLPRGAELGRFNMGSTVIVLLPPGPALDAGLQPLVAVRVGQPIGRFD from the coding sequence ATGAGCTTCTCCCTGCTCGTGCAGCACCTGCTGCCGCACCGCCTGCTGTCGCGCCTGGTCTACTGGGCCACCCGCTGGGAGCTGGCTCCCTGGAAGGACTTCCTGATCGGCCAGATCACGCGCCGCTACGCGGTGGACATGAGCGAGACCGAACAGCCCGACCCCTTCGCCTACCCCCACTTCAATGCGTTCTTCACGCGCGCGCTGAAAGCCGGCGCGCGCTCGTTCGACGCTCCCGCCGACGCCCTGCTGTGTCCGGCCGACGGGCGGGTCAGCCAGGCCGGCCTCATCGCCGACGGGCGCATCCTGCAGGCCAAGGGGCAGTCCTACACGGCCGGCGAACTGCTCGGCGACGAACTGTCCGCGGCGCCGTACCGCGACGGGCGCTTCGCCACGGTCTATCTCGCACCGCGGGACTACCATCGCGTCCACATGCCGCTGTCCGGCACCCTGCGCGAGACCGTCCACGTTCCCGGCCGCCTGTTCAGCGTGGCGCCGTTCGCCGTCGCCGGCATCCCGCGCCTGTTCGCGCGCAACGAGCGCCTGGTCTGCCATTTCGACGGCGACAAGGGTCCGTTCGTGGTGGTGCTGGTCGGCGCCATGCTGGTGTCGAGCGTGACCACGGTGTGGAACGGCCTGGAGATCCCGCCCTATGCGTCCCGGCCGATCCGTCGCGACTGGCGCGGCCGCGGCCTGCACCTGCCGCGCGGCGCCGAACTGGGACGCTTCAACATGGGATCGACCGTGATCGTCCTGCTGCCGCCGGGGCCGGCGCTCGACGCCGGCTTGCAGCCGCTCGTGGCGGTGCGCGTCGGCCAGCCGATCGGCCGGTTCGACTAG
- a CDS encoding SCO family protein yields MTAQRHAGRLSVSTLIVLAAVAAAVGLWAGSRWLGAEAARDLPPLRNALLYPQPRQVPAFTLHTPDGATLTPADWRGRWTVVFFGFTHCPDICPTTMATLKRVWDRLGTEGRTDRARFDFVSVDPERDTPEILARYVGYFSPDFVAATGSDEQLTLLTRGLGMIYARGPLENGTYSVDHSASAVIVNPEGHVVGLFRPPFEADAIAADLATLMDHAR; encoded by the coding sequence ATGACCGCCCAACGCCACGCCGGACGCCTGTCCGTTTCGACCCTGATCGTGCTCGCCGCCGTGGCCGCCGCGGTCGGCCTCTGGGCCGGCAGCCGCTGGCTGGGCGCGGAGGCCGCGCGCGACCTGCCGCCGCTGCGCAATGCCCTGCTCTATCCGCAGCCGCGCCAGGTACCGGCCTTCACGCTGCACACGCCCGACGGCGCGACGCTGACGCCGGCCGACTGGCGCGGCCGCTGGACCGTGGTGTTCTTCGGCTTCACCCATTGCCCGGACATCTGTCCGACCACGATGGCCACCTTAAAGCGGGTCTGGGATCGGCTCGGGACCGAAGGCCGTACCGACCGCGCACGCTTCGATTTCGTCTCGGTCGACCCGGAGCGCGACACGCCCGAGATCCTGGCGCGCTATGTCGGCTATTTCAGCCCCGACTTCGTCGCCGCCACCGGCAGCGACGAGCAGCTCACGCTGCTGACGCGCGGGCTCGGCATGATCTACGCCCGCGGCCCGCTCGAGAACGGCACCTACTCGGTGGATCACAGCGCCTCGGCCGTGATCGTCAATCCGGAGGGTCACGTCGTCGGCCTGTTCCGTCCGCCGTTCGAGGCCGACGCGATCGCGGCCGACCTCGCCACCCTGATGGACCACGCCCGATGA
- the prmB gene encoding 50S ribosomal protein L3 N(5)-glutamine methyltransferase: MTAELATIVDFIRYGASRFGAAGLTFGHSYDNALDEATHLVLHVLHLPPDLSPAYGQAKLTAGERAAVLALVERRIAERAPVAYLTGEAWFADLKFKSDPRALVPRSPIAEMIRSGFSPWLDDRAVERALDLCTGSGCIGIAMAVHHPDWQVDLIDVSDDALALAAENIAFHHVGPRVRALRSDLFGAVAGERYDLIVSNPPYVTEQEFAELPAEYAHEPALGLTAGGDGLDFALRILAEAADHLTDEGVLIVEVGESEHALVALLPQVPFNWIEFNVGAMGVFLLDRADLVEHADAIASAASARG; the protein is encoded by the coding sequence ATGACCGCCGAACTCGCGACCATCGTCGACTTCATCCGCTATGGCGCCAGCCGCTTCGGGGCCGCCGGCCTGACCTTCGGCCACAGCTACGACAACGCGCTGGACGAAGCGACGCACCTGGTCCTGCACGTGCTGCACCTGCCACCGGACCTGTCGCCGGCCTACGGCCAGGCCAAGCTGACGGCCGGGGAACGCGCCGCCGTGCTGGCGCTGGTCGAGCGGCGCATCGCCGAGCGCGCACCGGTGGCCTACCTGACCGGCGAGGCCTGGTTCGCCGACCTCAAGTTCAAGTCCGATCCGCGGGCCCTGGTGCCGCGTTCGCCGATCGCCGAGATGATCCGCAGCGGCTTCTCGCCGTGGCTGGACGACCGCGCCGTGGAGCGCGCGCTCGATCTTTGCACGGGGTCGGGCTGCATCGGCATCGCGATGGCCGTGCACCATCCGGACTGGCAGGTGGACCTGATCGACGTCAGCGACGACGCGCTGGCGCTGGCTGCCGAGAACATCGCGTTCCATCACGTCGGGCCGCGCGTGCGCGCGCTGCGATCGGACCTGTTCGGCGCGGTCGCCGGCGAGCGCTACGACCTGATCGTCAGCAATCCCCCGTACGTCACCGAGCAGGAGTTCGCGGAGCTGCCCGCCGAGTACGCCCACGAGCCCGCGCTGGGACTGACCGCCGGCGGCGACGGCCTGGATTTCGCGCTGCGCATCCTGGCCGAGGCGGCCGATCACCTGACCGACGAGGGTGTGCTGATCGTCGAGGTGGGCGAAAGCGAGCACGCGCTCGTCGCGCTGCTGCCGCAGGTGCCGTTCAACTGGATCGAATTCAACGTCGGCGCGATGGGCGTCTTCCTGCTCGACCGGGCCGACCTGGTCGAGCACGCCGACGCCATCGCCAGCGCGGCGTCCGCGCGGGGCTGA
- the aroC gene encoding chorismate synthase, whose protein sequence is MAANAFGTLFTVTTFGESHGPAIGCVVDGCPPGLAIAPEDFRADLDRRATGRSRHTSQRREADEVEILSGVYEGRTTGTPIGLLIRNTDARSKDYRELTETFRPGHADYTYWHKYGIRDPRGGGRSSARETTMRVAAAVIAKKWLAERYGVRVRGHLAQIGALVPRRFDWDAVEDNPFFWPDPDMVAELEGYVDALRKAGDSVGARVTVVADGVPVGWGEPVYGKLDAELASALMSINAVKGVEIGAGFAAVAQTGTQHRDEITPEGFLSNHAGGILGGIASGQPVVASIALKPTSSILVPGRSVNLAGEPVQVRTIGRHDPCVGIRATPIAEAMVALVLIDQALRHRAQCGDVGEVAPRVPGSRA, encoded by the coding sequence GTGGCCGCCAACGCCTTCGGCACGCTGTTCACGGTCACGACGTTCGGCGAGAGCCACGGGCCGGCGATCGGCTGCGTCGTGGACGGCTGCCCGCCCGGGCTGGCGATCGCGCCGGAGGACTTCCGCGCCGACCTGGACCGGCGGGCGACCGGGCGCTCGCGGCATACCTCGCAGCGTCGCGAGGCCGACGAGGTCGAGATCCTCTCGGGCGTCTACGAAGGCCGCACCACCGGGACGCCGATCGGTTTGCTGATCCGCAACACCGATGCGCGCTCGAAGGACTACCGCGAGCTGACCGAGACCTTCCGGCCCGGCCATGCGGACTACACCTACTGGCACAAGTACGGCATCCGCGACCCGCGCGGCGGCGGCCGCTCGTCGGCGCGCGAGACGACGATGCGCGTCGCCGCGGCGGTGATCGCGAAGAAGTGGCTGGCCGAGCGCTACGGTGTGCGCGTGCGCGGCCATCTCGCGCAGATCGGTGCCCTGGTGCCGCGCCGGTTCGACTGGGACGCGGTCGAGGACAATCCGTTCTTCTGGCCCGACCCGGACATGGTCGCCGAGCTGGAAGGCTACGTCGACGCGCTACGCAAGGCCGGCGATTCGGTCGGGGCGCGGGTGACGGTGGTGGCCGACGGCGTGCCCGTCGGCTGGGGCGAGCCGGTGTACGGCAAGCTCGACGCGGAGCTGGCCTCCGCGCTGATGTCGATCAACGCGGTCAAGGGCGTGGAGATCGGTGCCGGCTTCGCGGCCGTCGCGCAGACCGGCACGCAGCACCGCGACGAGATCACGCCGGAAGGCTTCCTGTCCAATCATGCCGGCGGCATCCTCGGCGGCATCGCCAGCGGCCAGCCGGTCGTCGCGTCGATCGCGTTGAAGCCGACCTCCAGCATCCTGGTGCCGGGCCGCAGCGTGAACCTGGCCGGCGAGCCGGTGCAGGTGCGCACGATCGGCCGCCACGACCCCTGCGTCGGCATCCGGGCCACGCCGATCGCCGAGGCGATGGTGGCGCTGGTGCTGATCGACCAGGCGCTGCGGCACCGGGCGCAGTGCGGCGATGTGGGCGAGGTCGCGCCACGCGTGCCGGGAAGCCGGGCGTGA
- a CDS encoding 2-hydroxyacid dehydrogenase, whose translation MNPRRPRIWVAQPLFAEALAPLAAHAELIVEPVEGVRSAADMAAGLREADAAIVTIGERVDAAAIAGAGRLKLVANVGVGYDNLDLAALHAAGIVATNTPDVLTETVADFAFALLLGAARRVTEAERWLREGHWQRWSFDRLLGTDAHGATLGILGMGRIGQAIARRALGFRMPVLYHNRQALAADLEQACGARWVDFETLLRESDHLVVALPYTPATRHRIDAAALARMKPTAFLVNIARGGVVDDAALAAALAGGRLAGAALDVFEGEPAVHPGLLAAGNVVLTPHIASASLATRRAMVAMAADNVLAALGHGPSAGHPPNAITL comes from the coding sequence GTGAACCCTCGGCGGCCGCGGATCTGGGTCGCCCAGCCGCTGTTCGCCGAGGCGCTGGCGCCGCTCGCCGCCCATGCCGAGCTGATCGTCGAGCCGGTCGAGGGCGTGCGCAGCGCTGCGGACATGGCGGCCGGCCTGCGCGAGGCCGACGCCGCGATCGTCACGATCGGCGAACGCGTCGATGCCGCCGCGATCGCGGGCGCCGGCCGGCTCAAGCTGGTCGCCAACGTCGGCGTCGGCTACGACAACCTCGACCTCGCCGCCCTGCATGCGGCCGGCATCGTCGCCACCAATACCCCCGACGTGCTGACCGAGACCGTCGCCGACTTCGCGTTCGCGCTGCTGCTCGGCGCGGCGCGGCGGGTCACCGAGGCCGAACGCTGGTTGCGCGAAGGCCACTGGCAGCGCTGGTCGTTCGATCGCCTGCTCGGCACCGACGCGCACGGCGCCACGCTCGGCATCCTCGGGATGGGCCGGATCGGCCAGGCGATCGCCCGGCGCGCGCTCGGCTTCCGCATGCCGGTGCTCTACCACAACCGGCAGGCGCTGGCGGCCGACCTCGAGCAGGCCTGCGGGGCGCGCTGGGTGGACTTCGAGACGCTGCTGCGCGAGTCGGACCACCTCGTGGTGGCCCTGCCGTATACGCCGGCGACCCGCCACCGGATCGATGCGGCCGCCCTGGCGCGCATGAAGCCGACGGCCTTCCTCGTCAACATCGCGCGCGGCGGCGTCGTCGACGATGCCGCACTGGCCGCGGCGCTCGCCGGCGGCCGGCTGGCCGGTGCCGCGCTCGACGTCTTCGAGGGCGAGCCGGCCGTGCATCCGGGCCTGCTCGCCGCAGGCAACGTCGTGCTGACGCCGCACATCGCCAGTGCCAGCCTGGCCACGCGGCGCGCGATGGTGGCGATGGCCGCGGACAACGTCCTGGCGGCCCTCGGTCACGGCCCCAGCGCCGGGCATCCGCCGAACGCGATCACGCTCTAA
- a CDS encoding DUF2884 family protein: MSIRTLFLASLVLAASLLAPAASADISVCDLHSGYSLRVEPQQLVFSRSGAQPAEIVLADGRLRVDGSDVALSAADRQRVRDYERGVRDLLPEVKAIARQAIGVAFDAVTQVNAAFASDPADARAKAMRMQRLAADLGRRIDAGQDWSDAEVERLVETAVAGLIGDLVGNVTTQALKIAFTGDEAAAAELEARAEAIEKGVEQAVEKSSADLERRAEALCPRVLALNEMAGQLDVRLPDGSRLDLFTPKH; the protein is encoded by the coding sequence ATGTCCATCCGTACCCTGTTCCTGGCTTCGCTGGTGCTGGCGGCGTCGCTGCTGGCGCCGGCGGCTTCGGCCGACATCAGCGTCTGCGACCTGCACAGCGGCTATTCGCTGCGCGTGGAGCCGCAGCAACTGGTGTTCTCGCGCAGCGGCGCCCAGCCGGCCGAGATCGTCCTCGCCGACGGCCGTTTGCGTGTCGACGGCAGTGACGTGGCCCTGAGCGCCGCCGACCGCCAGCGCGTGCGCGACTACGAGCGTGGTGTCCGCGACCTGCTGCCCGAGGTCAAGGCGATCGCGCGCCAGGCGATCGGCGTCGCGTTCGATGCGGTGACCCAGGTCAATGCCGCGTTCGCCAGCGATCCGGCCGACGCCCGGGCCAAGGCGATGCGCATGCAGCGGCTGGCTGCCGACCTCGGGCGCCGGATCGACGCCGGCCAGGACTGGAGCGATGCGGAGGTCGAACGCCTGGTCGAGACCGCCGTGGCCGGACTGATCGGCGATCTGGTCGGCAACGTCACCACGCAGGCGCTGAAGATCGCGTTCACCGGCGACGAGGCCGCGGCGGCGGAACTGGAGGCGCGTGCCGAGGCGATCGAGAAGGGTGTCGAGCAGGCGGTCGAGAAGAGCAGCGCCGACCTGGAGCGGCGCGCGGAGGCCCTGTGCCCGCGGGTGCTCGCGCTCAATGAGATGGCCGGCCAGCTCGACGTGCGCCTGCCCGACGGCTCGCGACTGGACCTGTTCACGCCCAAGCACTGA
- a CDS encoding VOC family protein, with the protein MRFLHSMLRVRDLDESLDFYCTTLGLVETRRVENPAGRFTLVFLAAPGDQGRGEIELTWNWDAEDYGEARNFGHLAFEVEDIHAVCRQLAAAGVTINRPPRDGRMAFIRSPDRISIELLQKGPALTPIEPWLSMPNTGHW; encoded by the coding sequence ATGCGCTTCCTGCACAGCATGCTCCGCGTCCGCGATCTCGACGAGTCGCTGGACTTCTACTGCACTACGCTCGGCCTGGTCGAGACCCGGCGCGTCGAGAATCCGGCCGGCCGCTTCACGCTGGTCTTTCTGGCCGCCCCCGGCGACCAGGGGCGCGGCGAGATCGAGCTGACCTGGAACTGGGACGCGGAGGACTACGGCGAGGCGCGCAACTTCGGCCATCTCGCCTTCGAGGTGGAGGACATCCATGCCGTCTGCCGGCAGCTGGCCGCTGCCGGCGTCACGATCAACCGGCCACCGCGCGACGGCCGCATGGCCTTCATCCGTTCGCCCGACCGGATCTCGATCGAGCTGCTGCAGAAGGGCCCGGCCCTGACGCCGATCGAACCGTGGCTGTCGATGCCGAACACCGGGCACTGGTAG
- a CDS encoding mechanosensitive ion channel family protein produces the protein MDYLERVMRWLQSDHPLAVVADWSLKLALALLLLLIGWRIARRLADGLRRMLSRSGADPLLGDFLRNVVFVLLLSVVAVAVLDRLGVPTASLLAALGAAGLAIGLALQASLSNIAAGVLLMVFRPFRIGQSIEVAGVSGTVQNVSLMHTHLLTADNREVILPNSKVAGDAIVNASARTTRRIELLLDIGSQEDIGRAIEEIRTIVQADSRILESPAPEVLALGLTEGGLKLAVRPWVRSGDVGVVQSDLLLAIKQRFDAAGIRLPQRELVFRPADAAAQPALPQRP, from the coding sequence ATGGACTACCTCGAACGCGTGATGCGGTGGCTGCAGTCGGATCATCCGCTGGCCGTCGTGGCGGACTGGTCGCTGAAGCTGGCGCTGGCCCTGCTGCTGTTGTTGATCGGCTGGCGCATCGCACGGCGGCTCGCCGATGGGTTGCGCCGCATGCTGTCGCGGAGCGGGGCCGATCCGCTGCTCGGCGACTTCCTGCGCAACGTCGTCTTCGTGCTGCTGCTGTCGGTGGTGGCCGTGGCGGTACTGGACCGGCTCGGCGTGCCGACCGCTTCGCTGCTCGCCGCGCTCGGCGCGGCCGGCCTCGCGATCGGCCTGGCATTGCAGGCCTCGTTGTCGAACATCGCCGCCGGCGTGCTGCTGATGGTGTTCCGCCCGTTCCGGATCGGCCAGTCGATCGAGGTCGCGGGCGTCAGCGGGACCGTGCAGAACGTCAGCCTGATGCACACCCACCTGCTGACTGCCGACAACCGCGAAGTGATCCTGCCCAACAGCAAGGTCGCCGGCGACGCGATCGTCAACGCCAGCGCGCGTACCACGCGGCGGATCGAGCTCCTGCTCGACATCGGCTCGCAGGAGGACATCGGCCGGGCGATCGAGGAGATCCGTACGATCGTCCAGGCCGATTCGCGCATCCTGGAAAGCCCGGCGCCCGAGGTCCTGGCCCTGGGCCTGACCGAGGGCGGCCTGAAGCTCGCGGTCCGGCCCTGGGTGCGTTCCGGCGACGTCGGCGTGGTGCAGTCGGACCTGCTGCTGGCGATCAAGCAGCGGTTCGACGCGGCCGGCATCCGCCTGCCGCAGCGGGAGCTGGTTTTCAGGCCGGCCGACGCGGCGGCACAACCGGCCCTGCCTCAACGTCCGTAA